TGATTTTTCTTTTACTATGAACTCAAATGGTATTACGGGATATTTTGCATCAAATAGAACTGGAGGACGTGGTAGTGATGATATTTATGCATACCATAGAGAACTTGTTTTACATGTAGAAGGTGTAGTTACTGATGCTATTAACGTAAAACCAATACCAAATGCAAAGATTACATTATTTGATGATAATAATCAGCAAATAGCTTATATGCTAACGGATGAAAAAGGATATTATCAAATAAATATTGATAGAAATAAAGATTATAAAATTGTTGCTAGTCAAGAAAAATATATTGATGATTATCGCAATTTTTCATCAAAAAATCTACAAACAGAACTCAAAACGATAACAGCTAATTTAATATTAAATCCTGTTCATGATGTTGTAAAACTTGCAGAATTAAATACCATTTATTTTGATTATGACAAACATAATATTAGAGAAGATGCTGCTTTAGAACTTGATAAAATTATTAATTTAATGACAAATGATTACCCTGAAATGGTAATACGCATTGAGTCGCACACAGATTCTAGAGGTAAATTATCTTATAACGATAAATTATCAATAGACAGAGCTAACTCTACTTATGACTATTTAATTTCTCATGGAATTGCACCAGAACGCATTACAGAACATGAGGGTTTTGGAGAGCGTAGATTAACAAATGGATGTGAAGATGAGTCTGATTGTGAAGAAAAAGATCACCAATTAAACAGACGTACACAATTTATCGTGGTTAAAATGGAATAAATAATATCATCACAATATTATTTTGTGATAAATAAACTTAAAAGTAACCTAGCTTTTTAAAATATGACCCCATGAAACTAAAAAACTATTTATTAGCTTGTATTTTATCTTTTATTGGCTTTTCAACATTTGCTCAATATGGATCACAAAAAAAAGCCGATAATTTATTTAATAAATTTTCGTATTCAAATGCTATAAAAGTATATAAATCGCTTATAGATAAAGATTACAATGCAGATTATGCTACTAGACAATTAGCAGATAGTTATGCTTTTTTAAGAAATCCAGATAGTGCTGTTGTGTACTATAAAAAAGCTGTTGAGCAAGAAAATATTCCTATAGAATATTATTATAATTATGCACAAGCTTTAAGAGGTGTAAAAAATTATAAAGAATACCGTATTTGGATGCGTCGTTTTAAAAAAGCTGGTGGTAAAATTAATGAAGATAATCTTCTAAAAGATAGCGATTTTGTTAATTCTATTTTTAATGCAAAGCTGCAATACTTTTTAACCGATGTAAATTTTAATTCAAAATATAGCGATTTTGGGGCTTATGAACATGATGGTAAAATATATTTTTCATCGTCTAGAGACGAAGGTGTTTCATCAAACCACATCTATGGATGGAACGGCGAACCTTTTTTAGATATTTATACAGCAAATGACAGAACCGATAATTTAATTAATCATAAATCTAAACTAAAAGGATCTATTAATTCTATTTATCATGATGGTCCTTTAACGATAACTAAAGATGGCAAAACCATCTATTTTTCAAGAAATGATTACAATAAAAACGTTTTAGGGAAAAATGAAGAAGGAATAAGTAATCTTAAAATTTACAAGGCAACTCTCGTTGACGACAAATGGACAAATATTGAAGAACTTCCTTTTAATAATAACTCCTACTCTACTGGTCATCCTGCATTAAATAAAGATGAAACAAAATTATATTTTGCTTCAGATATGCCTGGAGGTATTGGTGGAACAGATATTTATTATGTAGAAATAAATAATGGCTCTTACGGAGAACCTAAAAATGCAGGAAACATTATTAACACAAACAAAAATGAACGATTTCCTTTTATTAATAGTGAAGATGTTTTGTTTTTTGCTTCCGATGGACATCCTGGATTAGGTTTGTTAGATATTTTCGGAACAGTTTCTGATAAAAACAATAATATTGTTAGTGTTATAAATTTAGGTGTACCTGTTAATTCTAGTAAAGATGATTTCTCTTTCTTTATGAATGATGACGGATTATCAGGTTATTTTGCTTCCAATAGAAACGGAGGTGTTGGTAGTGATGATATTTATGCTTACGACAGAATTCCTCAATTAAAAATAGAAGGAACGGTTGCAGATACTCTTAATAATCCTATAGCAAACGCTACTGTTGAATTATTTGATAAAAACGGAAATATAATTGCCTATTTAGATACGGATGATGAAGGCTATTATGAAATAAACATTGATAGAGATTCTAACTATAACCTAAATGCTAAAAAAGAGGGGTATACTGACAACACGAAGTTTGTTTCTTCTAAAGGCATTGAACGTAGTATAAAAAGTATTACAGCCGATTTTGTGCTAAACTATAAAAAAGTAGTTATACCTATTACAGAACTCTACCCTATTTACTTTGATTTTAATAAATATGATATTAGAAAAGAGAGTACGACTGAATTAGATAGAATAGTTAATCTAATGATGAACACCTACCCAGATATGGTAATTAAAATTGAATCTTATACAGATTCTAGAGGAACAGCTGAATACAATAAAAAATTATCTATTGAAAGAGCTGATGCTACTTATAAATATTTAATAAATAAAGGTGTAGATCCTGATAGAATAACTGAATATAATGGCTATGGTGAGCAAAATTTAGTAAATGGTTGTGATGGTACTTTTAATTGTACTGAAGCGCAACACCAACTTAATAGACGTACACAATTTATTGTGATAAAAATGGAATAATAATAAATTCAGATAACATAATTAAAACCATCAAGAGATTTTATCTTTTGGTGGTTTTTTATTAAATAGAAGTGTATCAATTCTTCTCTAAATACTTCTATCTTTTTATATTAATCTTTTTGAAAATACATTTTATAAAAAATGCTTAAAGTTTATATCACAAATTATAAAAAGTAAGTGGAAACCAATATTTCTATTTATAATATTAGATACTTTCTATAGCGTAATACTTGACTTTGAAATTTAACTCAACTAGTCTTTAAGTTAGTTTTTATTAATGTCTTATTGTATAATATCTGTTCTTTACTGGTAAATAATAAAAAGGAAATTTAACGCTATTCATAAGGCTTAATTCATTAAATAATATAGTTTTACGACCACTTTAATTGCAACATTTTTTGTTAAATATGAATTAAGTAAAATTTATATAAGCAATATAAATCAAAAAAATCCTCTCAAGAAATTGAAAGGATTTTATACCTAAAGCTAAATATAATAACAATTAAGTTATTAAAATAACCAGTTAATTTCTTCAACGTACAATTTACCACATTGCACTTAGTTGCTACTAATCAGAAAATTAAAAGGTTATGTTGTTATTGCTTTTTTTAAGACAAAAGCAAAATTATTTTTTTATAAATATATTTGTGTAATACCACTTTCCTAATTCACTTTCTTCCGCTGAAACCCCAAAATTTGTAAAATCCCCTTCAATGTTAGCTTTATGACCTTCACTTTTTAACCAAGCTCTTACAACAGATTCAGCTGTAGTATAACCATAAGCTACATTTTCTGAAACTTTTTTTGCACCAGCATTAGATTTTAAATATTCGCTGCGTTTATAAAAATTGGCATGTGACACTTC
The nucleotide sequence above comes from Flavobacteriaceae bacterium HL-DH10. Encoded proteins:
- a CDS encoding OmpA family protein produces the protein MKLKNYLLACILSFIGFSTFAQYGSQKKADNLFNKFSYSNAIKVYKSLIDKDYNADYATRQLADSYAFLRNPDSAVVYYKKAVEQENIPIEYYYNYAQALRGVKNYKEYRIWMRRFKKAGGKINEDNLLKDSDFVNSIFNAKLQYFLTDVNFNSKYSDFGAYEHDGKIYFSSSRDEGVSSNHIYGWNGEPFLDIYTANDRTDNLINHKSKLKGSINSIYHDGPLTITKDGKTIYFSRNDYNKNVLGKNEEGISNLKIYKATLVDDKWTNIEELPFNNNSYSTGHPALNKDETKLYFASDMPGGIGGTDIYYVEINNGSYGEPKNAGNIINTNKNERFPFINSEDVLFFASDGHPGLGLLDIFGTVSDKNNNIVSVINLGVPVNSSKDDFSFFMNDDGLSGYFASNRNGGVGSDDIYAYDRIPQLKIEGTVADTLNNPIANATVELFDKNGNIIAYLDTDDEGYYEINIDRDSNYNLNAKKEGYTDNTKFVSSKGIERSIKSITADFVLNYKKVVIPITELYPIYFDFNKYDIRKESTTELDRIVNLMMNTYPDMVIKIESYTDSRGTAEYNKKLSIERADATYKYLINKGVDPDRITEYNGYGEQNLVNGCDGTFNCTEAQHQLNRRTQFIVIKME